A DNA window from Altererythrobacter sp. B11 contains the following coding sequences:
- a CDS encoding OmpA family protein, with product MRNISGRPIFLCGAALIAVGAAGSLSAQQLEPVQDTAQRASDAAASEDSINVYGEVPTDLSGLPAGPEIEGILSARKGNSIQVTDGDGANSMISLSEATQITGKGGFLGLGRTDLAADSLLNGLPVAVETVQWEGGLVASKVKFKKDDLEVAEMIHGGTSQRFAEHDVAIEKNAAATEALRGRMGDIDKYNLKGTTNVYFDTGKWNLSPAARTELCAAAQDAAAMDNALLLVVGYTDSVGDQDYNQTLSEKRAGRVVNFLQQECRWAPYRMLTPTGMAEADPTADNTTAAGRAQNRRVSVNILVSKAVDES from the coding sequence ATGCGTAACATTTCCGGAAGGCCGATATTTCTCTGTGGAGCAGCACTGATCGCCGTGGGTGCGGCGGGCAGCCTGTCCGCCCAGCAGCTGGAGCCGGTGCAGGACACCGCGCAGCGGGCGAGCGACGCCGCCGCGAGCGAGGATTCCATCAATGTCTATGGTGAGGTGCCGACCGATCTTTCCGGCCTGCCCGCGGGGCCGGAGATCGAAGGCATCCTGTCCGCCCGCAAGGGCAACAGCATCCAGGTGACCGATGGTGACGGCGCCAATTCGATGATCAGCCTGAGCGAAGCGACCCAGATCACCGGCAAGGGTGGCTTTCTCGGCCTCGGCCGGACGGACCTCGCGGCGGATTCGCTGCTCAACGGTCTCCCTGTCGCTGTCGAGACGGTGCAGTGGGAAGGCGGCCTGGTCGCCAGCAAGGTAAAGTTCAAGAAGGACGATCTCGAAGTCGCGGAGATGATCCACGGCGGCACCTCGCAGCGCTTTGCCGAGCATGACGTGGCTATCGAGAAGAACGCCGCCGCCACCGAGGCGCTGCGCGGCCGCATGGGCGATATCGACAAATACAACCTGAAGGGCACGACGAACGTCTATTTCGACACGGGCAAGTGGAACCTGTCGCCCGCGGCGAGGACCGAGCTGTGCGCCGCGGCGCAGGATGCAGCGGCAATGGACAACGCCCTGCTGCTGGTGGTCGGCTACACCGACTCCGTCGGCGACCAGGATTACAACCAGACGCTGAGCGAGAAGCGCGCCGGCCGGGTGGTGAACTTCCTGCAGCAGGAATGCCGCTGGGCCCCCTATCGGATGCTCACGCCCACGGGCATGGCCGAAGCCGATCCCACGGCAGACAACACCACGGCCGCCGGGCGGGCACAGAACCGCCGCGTGTCGGTGAACATCCTCGTCAGCAAGGCGGTGGACGAATCCTGA
- the era gene encoding GTPase Era, whose protein sequence is MSESAETKCGVVAVIGAPNAGKSTLVNQLVGQKVAITSAKAQTTRARLLGIALAGPVQIILADTPGIFAPRRRLDRAMVNAAWEGAVAADAILLVVDPVKQRRHELEPLLEVLKDRPERKLLALNKVDISKKEPLLELAQDLAGKVSFEEVFFISALSGDGVPELKEHLASLMPEGPWHYPEDQVSDASERLLAAEVTREQLYRQLHEELPYDSAVRPESYQHRRDGSVEIHQQIVVGRDSQKPIMLGKRGARIKAIGEAARAELSEILGVKVHLFLHVKVDERWAESREVYEEMGLDWVR, encoded by the coding sequence GTGAGCGAAAGCGCAGAAACCAAATGCGGCGTGGTCGCCGTGATCGGTGCGCCGAACGCGGGGAAATCCACGCTGGTGAACCAGCTCGTTGGCCAGAAGGTGGCGATCACCAGCGCCAAGGCGCAGACCACGCGGGCGCGCCTGCTGGGCATCGCGCTGGCCGGCCCGGTGCAGATCATCCTGGCCGATACGCCCGGCATCTTCGCGCCCCGGCGCCGGCTGGACCGCGCGATGGTGAACGCCGCCTGGGAAGGCGCGGTGGCGGCCGACGCCATCCTGCTGGTGGTGGACCCCGTCAAGCAGCGCCGCCACGAACTGGAGCCGTTGCTGGAGGTGCTGAAGGACCGGCCGGAGCGCAAGCTGCTGGCGCTGAACAAGGTGGACATCAGCAAGAAGGAACCGCTGCTGGAGCTGGCGCAGGATCTCGCCGGGAAGGTGAGCTTCGAGGAGGTGTTCTTCATTTCGGCGCTGAGCGGCGACGGCGTGCCGGAACTGAAGGAGCACCTCGCCTCGCTGATGCCGGAGGGGCCGTGGCACTACCCGGAAGATCAGGTGAGCGATGCGAGCGAGCGACTGCTGGCGGCCGAAGTCACCCGCGAGCAGCTCTATCGCCAGCTGCATGAAGAGCTCCCCTATGACAGCGCAGTGCGCCCGGAGAGCTATCAACACCGCCGCGATGGCAGCGTGGAAATCCACCAGCAGATCGTGGTCGGGCGCGACAGCCAGAAACCGATCATGCTGGGCAAGCGCGGCGCCCGCATCAAGGCCATCGGCGAGGCGGCGCGCGCCGAGCTGAGCGAGATTCTGGGGGTGAAGGTCCACCTCTTCCTGCATGTGAAGGTGGACGAACGCTGGGCGGAAAGCCGCGAAGTCTATGAGGAAATGGGGCTGGACTGGGTGCGCTAG
- the rnc gene encoding ribonuclease III — MADLDKLGETRPWLEAAGFLVQDEALWIEALTHGSTGADRDYQRLEFLGDRVLGLSIAEWLYRQSAGAEGQLAQRLNALVSRQTCARVAREIGLPAHLRLGKQARDDGAADSDNVLCDVMEALLGANFLEAGFEATRGVVHAKWRRAFEGQAGRAKHPKSALQEWAAGNRRKPPEYSVIDRSGPDHAARFTVRVSVANVGEVEATAGSKQEAETAAARLFMERYG, encoded by the coding sequence ATGGCAGACCTCGATAAGCTGGGCGAAACGCGCCCCTGGCTGGAGGCAGCGGGCTTTTTGGTGCAGGACGAGGCGCTGTGGATCGAGGCGCTGACCCATGGCAGCACCGGGGCGGATCGCGATTATCAGCGGCTGGAATTCCTCGGCGATCGCGTCTTGGGCCTCTCGATCGCCGAATGGCTCTATCGCCAGAGCGCGGGAGCGGAAGGGCAGCTGGCGCAGCGGCTGAACGCGCTGGTCAGCCGCCAGACCTGCGCCCGGGTGGCGCGCGAGATCGGCCTGCCCGCGCATCTGCGGCTGGGCAAGCAGGCGCGCGATGATGGCGCCGCCGACAGCGACAATGTACTGTGCGATGTGATGGAGGCGCTGCTGGGGGCCAACTTCCTGGAAGCGGGGTTCGAGGCTACACGCGGCGTCGTGCATGCCAAATGGCGCCGCGCCTTCGAAGGACAGGCCGGCCGCGCCAAGCATCCCAAGAGCGCGCTGCAGGAATGGGCGGCGGGCAACCGGCGCAAGCCGCCGGAATATTCAGTGATCGACCGCAGCGGGCCGGATCACGCGGCACGCTTCACCGTTCGGGTGAGCGTGGCCAATGTCGGCGAGGTGGAAGCCACCGCCGGCAGCAAGCAGGAAGCAGAAACCGCCGCCGCGCGGCTGTTCATGGAGAGATACGGGTGA